In the Sarcophilus harrisii chromosome 3, mSarHar1.11, whole genome shotgun sequence genome, one interval contains:
- the LOC116422129 gene encoding olfactory receptor 56A4-like, which translates to MALIGNSSSPLPSEFLLICFPGYQSWQHWLSLPLSLLFLLAMGANATLLLTIRLEASLHEPMYYLLSILSLLDIVLCITVIPKVLAIFWFDLRPISFPACFLQMYIMNSFLTMESCTFTVMAYDRYVAICKPLHYPAIITNQFVVKATIFIVARNALLTAPIPILSAQLNYCGDNIIKNCICTNLSVSLLSCDDITFNRIYQFVTGWTLLGSDLIFIILSYSFILRAVLRIKAEGAAAKALSTCGSHFILILFFSTILLVLVITNVARKRIPHDVPILLNILHHLIPPAMNPIVYGVRTKEIKQGVNKLLRRL; encoded by the coding sequence CTACCAGAGCTGGCAGCACTGGCTCTCCCTGCCCCTGAGCCTGCTGTTCTTATTGGCCATGGGGGCCAATGCTACATTGCTCCTCACTATAAGGCTAGAAGCATCCTTGCATGAACCCATGTACTATTTACTTAGCATACTATCTCTGCTGGATATTGTTCTCTGTATCACTGTCATCCCTAAGGTCTTGGCCATTTTCTGGTTTGATCTCAGACCCATCAGTTTTCCTGCCTGCTTCCTCCAGATGTACATCATGAATAGCTTCCTCACTATGGAGTCCTGTACATTCACTGTCATGGCCTATGATCGATACGTGGCTATCTGCAAACCGCTACATTATCCAGCTATCATCACGAATCAATTTGTGGTCAAGGCCACCATTTTCATTGTGGCTAGGAATGCTCTCCTTACTGCGCCTATTCCAATTCTCTCTGCCCAGCTCAATTACTGTGGAGACAACATCATCAAGAACTGCATCTGCACTAACTTGTCTGTCTCTTTACTTTCCTGTGATGACATCACTTTCAATCGGATCTACCAATTTGTGACTGGCTGGACTCTATTGGGTTCTGACCTCATCTTCATCATCCTCTCTTACTCCTTTATCCTTAGGGCTGTACTAAGGATCAAAGCAGAAGGGGCTGCAGCCAAGGCTCTGAGCACATGTGGCTCCCATTTcatccttattctctttttcagcACCATCTTACTGGTATTGGTCATCACCAACGTAGCCAGAAAAAGAATTCCTCATGATGTCCCCATCCTGCTCAACATTCTGCATCACCTCATCCCTCCAGCAATGAACCCGATTGTCTATGGAGTCCGAACAAAGGAGATCAAGCAAGGGGTCAATAAATTGTTGAGGAGATTGTGA